A stretch of the Arachis stenosperma cultivar V10309 chromosome 6, arast.V10309.gnm1.PFL2, whole genome shotgun sequence genome encodes the following:
- the LOC130934752 gene encoding uncharacterized protein LOC130934752, translated as MGDSSTSSTSSISQGTFKSTKPSHFRAKINFQNIEIVVRKLHQNTINLSVKKNLKKKQTKNTQLSEKMAARNQTKDLKCATHLLNDKFRNMTEEKKAIVRDLGFGGLMHIPPLRVDHQLLRELAKNFKLGENKLRTGYGSFHITPKKIGDALGINATGDLFPEKVDYKKLSESDKIIYKRFQGKTLKSLTDEMMEIGVGNEEERLMFKRIFILYIQMAFLLPTTINKISPVHLVPIFEMEGIEDRNWGGHVLTFMIRGITDYQEKKKKAINGCLFALMIIYFHLSKNKRNNRGERPPKPWIANWTKEQLVKRMNEEREETLGILNLAETKEKMRKKEKKQKEQEIKKTKKRKASSTSSSETETTESDTSTSESEAQEDSEDSGIKHPGKKGKKMDSRKRKQREEESDSDSESESEPSDESEESLPAEKEKKKKETKTTPKE; from the exons ATGGGagactcttccacttcttccacttcttccattTCTCAAGGCACTTTCAAATCAACGAAACCCTCTCATTTTCGAGCGAAGATCAACTTTCAAAATATAGAAATCGTAGTTCGAAAACTGCATCAAAACACCATCAACCTCTCTgtgaagaagaatctgaagaaaaaaCAAACCAAGAATACTCAAC tttCAGAGAAAATGGCAGCAAGAAACCAAACCAAAGACCTCAAATGTGCCACACATCTCCTGAATGATAAGTTCAGAAACATGACTGAGGAGAAGAAGGCCATTGTCAGGGATCTTGGATTCGGTGGGTTGATGCACATCCCACCACTGAGGGTGGATCACCAACTCTTGAGAGAGTTGGCAAAAAACTTCAAACTTGGGGAGAACAAACTGAGGACAGGATATGGTTCTTTCCATATAACCCCGAAAAAAATAGGTGATGCGCTTGGCATCAATGCAACAG gagatctattTCCTGAGAAAGTTGACTACAAGAAACTTTCTGAATctgacaaaataatttataaaagattCCAGGGTAAGACCCTCAAAAGTCTTACCGATGAAATGATGGAAATCGGCGTTGGCAACGAAGAGGAACGCCTGATGTTCAAGAGGATATTCATCCTCTACATACAGATGGCGTTCCTTTTGCCAACGACGATAAACAAAATATCGCCGGTGCACCTGGTCCCGATTTTTGAGATGGAGGGCATAGAGGACAGAAACTGGGGGGGGCATGTCTTGACCTTCATGATCAGGGGCATAACAGACTAccaggagaagaagaagaaggcaatCAATGGCTGCCTCTTCGCCCTGATGATAATCTACTTTCACCTTTCAAAAAACAAACGCAACAACAGGGGTGAAAGACCACCAAAGCCATGGATTGCCAACTGGACTAAGGAGCAGTTggtgaaaagaatgaatgaagagagagaggaaacTTTG GGGATTCTGAATTTGGCagagacaaaagaaaaaatgagaaaaaaagaaaaaaaacaaaaagaacaggaaataaaaaaaacaaaaaaaaggaaggcgAGCTCAACATCGTCTTCGGAGACAGAAACTACCGAGAGTGACActtctacctctgagtctgAGGCTCAAGAAGACTCGGAGGATTCGGGAATTAAACACCCCggcaaaaaggggaaaaa AATGgactcaagaaaaagaaagcagaggGAAGAGGAGTCGGATTCTGATTCAGAATCTGAATCTGAACCAAGTGACGA GAGCGAAGAATCATTGCCTgcggagaaggagaagaaaaagaaagaaacaaaaacaactcCAAAAGAGTAA